Genomic segment of Syntrophales bacterium:
TAATCATCAGCGTCCTGACGGGCAAGATATTCTCCCGAGGATTTTTCAATACATCGATTTAAAGTTCCGCCTAGGGCCAAATTTCTTTCATTTTTGATTAGAATTATTCGACGATCATCTTGAGATGCTTTGAGAAGCTTTTCCCATGTACCATCAGTCGAAGCGTCATCACATATAATAAACTCCCAGTCTTGGTAAGTTTGCGATACTATGGATGAGACGGCCCTTTCAACAGTTTCTTCGCAGTTATAAGCACCCATTATAACACTAACTTTAGGCACGATATTTAAACCTTTCTAAAGAACTTGGTTTATATTTTTAGCCACCTTTCCGGTATTAATCCTTCAAACCCCCAAGATGTGATGCCACTTATAATAACTTTCGGTGTTATGATTATTGAGTGTTCACGTTCTCCTAGCCAGGCTCCCCACCAACTGAAAGTACTATTGGCTATAATAAAATGTTGGCACCTTGTCATTAGCCACAAATCAAGACAAGTTCTGTCTTCCTTGTTATGATTTTCAACTACTATCAATCTTCTTTTAATTTTGCTCAATTCCTGCGAAGCCAGTACGGGGTTGTCAGAAAAGAGAAAAAAAATCCCTTTAGGAATAAGTCGTTCTATTATTTCTATAGCACGAAGATAATAGTCAGTTGATAAATTATGTTTTGAATTACTGCCTGGTGGGTCGAACCATCTCCGGTGAATGGCAATTGACGAACAGCCTTCCATTTTGCGCGAAATATAATCTGTATATGGATCTGGTGAAAACTTGGGGACAATTTCTCTTTTTATTATATGAGTTATATCTTTGAAGTAATTTTCGCTCTGCCAGTAGCCATCAAGGTAAAGTACGCCATTTACTTTAAATTCCAAAAGACGGTGGTCAAAGACGAGTTCTTTGTCCTCAAGATAGTTTCTCTTATAAAATGGTTTCATTCTATTTACAAATCTTAGCCAGTTTCTAAATAAGAATACTGGTTTTTTCAGCCTTTCATTCGAATCAGCTTTACGTCCGTACGTATTGAAAGAATCTAGGTAATACTTCCGACGATAGTGCTTGTCTACGATAAACCCAGAGATATCATCAATGACAAGATCGGCAGAATTGATTAATGCGAGACGGCGAGCAGTAGCGTAGCAAAAGAGCTGATTACCTATACCTCCTTTCATAACAACTATAACTTTGTTAGCAGTCGAATGAGATGACATCAAGGTAAACTACTTCCTGTTGTCAAGATAAAAATGTTGAGGTATTTGGTGAATTGACCTGAGATCCCCTCCAGTGTATTGGATAGCCTCCAGGATAATACATATCTGCTATGCCAGTCCATTATGGCAACGAGATATAAAAAACCCCTTGCCATTCTGATGTACGTAATATCGGCACACCAAACTTGATCGGGATAAGTTATATCAAGACCTTTTAGAAGATAGGGATATTTTAAATGATCCGAAGAATTTACGCTCAACCTCCTTTTGGGATATATGGCCTCAAGCCCCATAACCCTCATCAATCTTCTTACCCTCTTTGCATTCACATGATAACCATGCCTTATAAGATAAGCCGTCATCCTATTCACACCATAGAACGGCATCTTTGTATATTGTTCATCTATAAGGTTCATAAGTTGGAGATTGAGAGGACTTATGGCCCTTGGATGATGTTAATAGCCTGACCTGGATATACCAACTTTAATTGACCTATCTGGACGATATAGCTCCGATTCAAAATCCTCCCTGGAATTATCCTTCTTCGCCCTTTTGTCCGAAAATATATATGGCAAATCTTCAAGTAACCTCTTCTTCCACTGACCTATCTGATTGGGATGAACACCGTATTCACTTGCAATCTGAGCAATAGTCTTTTCTCCCCTCAAGAGCAACCCTTGCCTTAAAGGCAGCATCCCTCGATTTCGTCGATCTGTTCATTAATGTTCACTCCTTCCCGAGAGAAACTACAGGTTAGCATCCAACAAATTACCCTGTCCAGATTTTGGGGAGTATTATAAATCTTTAATCTTTTCTGAAAAAGAAGTTGTGCGTGTTCAACTTAAAATCCCGCCTCTCTATGGCTAAAATTGTTTGGATTGTCACTTCTTTTGTTTCCCTTTCTACTGTCAGGCATCGATAGCCGTGCTGAAAGAAAATTTCAAATGTCTTGCGAAAATGGGGATTGAACTTCACACCTTTCGGTTGAAGCTCTTCGCCATGTATTTCTACGATCCACAGAGGAGGTGGATTGTTGGATAAAGTGGCTGAAGCACCTTTTAGCATAATATACTCTGCTCCTTCGATGTCCGCCATTATGAGAGCTTTCTTACCTTTTAATTTGTTGCATAAGAGACGGTCCAGGGAAATAGTAGGAGTAAGTCCGGCAAAACTTTCCGGCATTTTTTGCCAGCCTTTTATTAGGGAAGCCCCTGTTCCCCAACCATAAATCTTGAGGATATCCGGTCCTTCACCTACAGCGAGGGGGAAAATCTCCGCCTGCTTGGCCCATCCATTGTCTTTTATATTTTTCATCAAGTACCATAAGTTGCAAAAGTTGGGTTCCACAGCGATTACTGGTTTTCCTAAACTCAAGACGTGACAGCAGAAATATCCCACATTTGCTCCGATATTGACGAAAAGATCAATGTTCTGTGCTAGGTTTCTTACCATTTCTGTTTCAATAGGTTCAAAATTCCCCTCTGCCATTTGCCGATGGCCAGATAGTATGAAACCCCATCGAGTTGGGATGGGTTTCTGAAACCTGTCTATGGCATCGCTTATAGTTAACAACGTAAAGGTGATCCTAGGAAAAAATCCTAGAATTGACCGGATGGGTTTCTTTAAAATTTTTTTCACGATTTTTCCTCGTTCGTTTTAATCGCCAAGCAATGCCAGCCAAAACAGGCAAGATCTTCTGCCTTTTTTTGAGAGCGAATTTTAAAATAAAGAATGCCCAATAATGAGTAAATGGCCGCAAGAGGCCATGTCCAGCTCTTCTTTTTATATTCGATCAATGCAAGACGAATAATTTCTTGTCTAATATAGTCATACCAATCTCCATTAGGCATCAGTTCTAAGATTTTGAAACCTCGTTTAGGTAAATGATGTTCATACCAATAGCGGCTAAATCCTGTAACAAAATGGTATGGGGCCATATGTACTAGCGAGGAAAATGGGGCAGTAAGAATTAGTATTCCACCAGGTTTCAAGAGACGTGAAAATTCTTCCAGGGCTTTTTCCGGTTCAGGTATATGTTCAAATACTTCGCTACAAAGGATTGCATCGAAAGAGCTATCTGATTCAGGAATAGTTGTAATATCGCTCACTATATCAACACGACTGGTATCCCATTTACCCGTTTGTAGCCCTCTGCCATTCCCATCTCCTTTATATTCACAGAAATCTTGCGAAATGTATTCAAGGTGTTTGCAAAACACTTTGTTAGCCATTTCTCCTGCTCCAGCGTCTAAAATTCTTGAACCTGGTGGCAAGCGAATCAAAGTTTTTTCCAACCAGCTTTTCCGGTTTTTTTCATTGATTCCTATTGATAGCCAATCGTAAATGAAATTTCTGATTTTAAAATTTTTTAGGTACATGCCCATATAAACGATGACTGTTTTTAGTTTTTAACTATAAATTATGTCTCTTTATTGTTTACTAATGTTCTATTGAATTGTGCAGTATATTTATGGACTAGAAACCAAACAGTGCTGATTAAAATAATTCTTGTAGGAAATCCAAAGTGTCTCTTTAGTAATGCGTATTCTGCCCTTATAAACTCCTGGTAATTTATCTTACTCTTTGTAAGGCTATAAGGAACTCTATCACCTTTTTCCCCTGCTATGAACAAGGGTAGGGGAATTATTTTGATGGAAGATTCCAACTCAAACCAATGGGTTACATAGAGGTCAAAATAGTCGAATTCGCGGAGCTCTAATCGTGACAAAATATTTTTTCGACATAGTCCGTAGATTATACTAGGACAGCTATTTATCAATCGAAAGACGTATCTGGAAAACTTGTTTTTAGCTACTGAATACCCGCAAGACCGCCAATCTTTATATATACCGGTATCAAGGTTTAGTACCATTATTTCCGAAAATACGATACCTGTTTTACAGTCACGATCTAGAATTTCAACTGCGAGATCTAAAAACCTTGACTCGCGCCTATCGTCTGCAGCTGCCCACATAAAGTATTCAGCACGCGCACTATTAAGTACGTAGTTGAAATTCCATATGGGGCCTCTGTTTTCTGCTTGGCGAATATAAGTTATTCGTGGGTCTATACTTTCATAATAGCGGCAGATTTGCTCTGTTTCATCTGTAGATGAGTTATCGGAAATTATTAGTTCGAAATCTGTAAATGTCTGGTCAATTATAGAATCGATAGCCCCTCTTATGTATCTGGCCCCGTTATAGACAGGCATTCCTATTGATACTCTGGGGCTATGGGGTTTTGGTTCTTTATAATAAAGTGACACGGCCCAACTTCTTAACAGTAATCTTATTTTTTATTAACCACTTTCTGGTTACCGAGGCACTAAGGGCACACGTGATATAGGAAAAAATTAATACAACTGTTAAGTAGCCAACAATTAATAAATTGTTTTGGGAGAAAGGTATTAACCAACGAAGAAGTAAAATAGTTGTGAGAGTTGAACATATTGGCAATGCTATATCTTTAATATACCAATGCCACTTTTCGGTTTTTAGCAATTTGTTATGCATGATGTGAACAAGGAATATAACATATCCGCCATTTAATATAATCCAAACACTAGCCGCGCCAGGGGCACCAAAATATTTGGTAAGAATTATCATTAGGGGTATGAGTATTATTAAGGAAAGTGTATTGACACGAAAAACCAATCCTGTCCATCCAGATGCCAGCTGTAAAATGTAAGGTATATGTATAATTCCATTCAGTACTGTGCCAATTACTAGCAAGCTAACCAATAAATGAGCATTTTCCGCTGTAACTATGTTTTGAGTCCAAAGTGTAAGGATCTCTTTCGAAAAAAAAATAAATACTAATGATATCGGAATTAAGGATACTGTTACAAGTTGAGTTGCTTTGTGATACATTATTTTTATTTCCTCTTCTTTATTTAAGGCAAAGAGGCTACTAAATATAGGATAGATGGCCGAAGAAACGGGAGTTACAAGCTTGTATAATGATATTGCAACTGCACCTGCCAACGTATAGTAGCCGAAGTTTTCGAGAGGAAGCATGTGGCTTAGGATTATTTTATCCACTTGAGTGAGTAAAGTGGCTGTAATGGTTATACCTGTAATCCCTGCAGCGAAACGCCAAATTTTGAGAAGCAGATCTATTCTGAAACGCGGTTTTTTTGATGTAATAGGAAAGGTATGCCAAGTTGATAAAAATAAAAGAGTCACGTGCAAGGCGCCTGTGAAAATATGCCATAAAAAATAGGCGTGCACAGTTGCAGATAGGAGCCAAAGAACCAAAAAGGAGCCAATTCCTCTAAGTGTAGAAATAAGTATGTTTATAGTGTTCACTAAAACTTGCCGCTGTAAACCCATCAGCCCACCAGCATACAAACTTATCGGCCATTGCACAGCGAGGCAAAAACCCATGATCACAATTGCCGTCTGGACGGTCTCCTCAGAGAGATCGCGACCATGTACCCATTTGAAAGCGATAAAAGGAGAAGTTGATATTACGATAAGGGCAATGAGAATTCCTACCAGCCAGTAAGGAATTTCAAGGGTTCTTAAGAGGTCTTTCATTTCTTGGCCACTGTTTTCCCGCACTTGCAGACGTGCCATTTCACGATTTATTGTGCTACTTAGTCCCATATCCAGCATGGAAAGTAGACCTTGCATACCCGTAAAGATACCTATTAATCCTAATGCCTCTATGCCTAAAAAATGAATATAGAGAGGGAAGAAGATGACATTGACAAGTCCTATCCAGGCACTTCCCAGAAAATTGGCAATAATGTTCCTTTTAAGAGTTTTCATTTATGAAAATGTACTCGTTTCAGATACCCATCTGGGGCTACGGTTATTAGAAGTTTTTGTGTTATGGAGTGATCTATTTCGAATAAAAGAGGGGTCCCATCGGTACCAAAGCAAGTGGAGTCATTTAGAGTCCTCAAATATTCATGGACCGCAGATTTTGGATTGTTACCAGGACCCCAGGGACGGTCTGGGTACATATCAGCAGGTAAATCATCTATAATGGTATCAAAGATGACACAATAACTGCCTGGACTTACCAATGGAGCGTAGGCTTTGAGTTCGGCAAGTACATGATCATGCGTATGCATAGAATCTAGACAGACAAGCACATTGCCGAAACCATTTGCGATACGGTATACTTCTTTGATGACTTCCTGATCGGTGCTGGATCCTTCTATCATCTGGATTCGGTTGTATAATGGATGCGATTCAATAGCCACACGATTATGGCTACGAATTTCGATATCGATCCCAAGAACTTTTCTTTTCAGTGGGGGTGGAGCCAGTGTTTCTCTTTCCTGCTCAGTTTCGCACAAATCTAAAAGAGCTAGTAAAGAAGCGTAGAATATAAGGGATCCTCCGTGGGCGATGCCGGTCTCGATTATAAGATCGGGTTTTACTTTCCAGATGATCTCTTGCATCGCAATCATGTCTTGTGGATATTGGATTATGGGACGTCCAAGCCACGAAAAATTATAAGAATACTTTTCCCTGGCAGAAATTGTCATGAATGAAATAGCAGTTTCATTAAGCTCTTTATTTTTACTGTAAACAGTTATGCGTTCTTTTATTTCATTATCAATTGATTTCACTGTCGACCTCAATATAATTAAAACGATTCTC
This window contains:
- a CDS encoding alpha-1,2-fucosyltransferase, yielding MSSHSTANKVIVVMKGGIGNQLFCYATARRLALINSADLVIDDISGFIVDKHYRRKYYLDSFNTYGRKADSNERLKKPVFLFRNWLRFVNRMKPFYKRNYLEDKELVFDHRLLEFKVNGVLYLDGYWQSENYFKDITHIIKREIVPKFSPDPYTDYISRKMEGCSSIAIHRRWFDPPGSNSKHNLSTDYYLRAIEIIERLIPKGIFFLFSDNPVLASQELSKIKRRLIVVENHNKEDRTCLDLWLMTRCQHFIIANSTFSWWGAWLGEREHSIIITPKVIISGITSWGFEGLIPERWLKI
- a CDS encoding IS3 family transposase, with amino-acid sequence MNLIDEQYTKMPFYGVNRMTAYLIRHGYHVNAKRVRRLMRVMGLEAIYPKRRLSVNSSDHLKYPYLLKGLDITYPDQVWCADITYIRMARGFLYLVAIMDWHSRYVLSWRLSNTLEGISGQFTKYLNIFILTTGSSLP
- a CDS encoding FkbM family methyltransferase: MKKILKKPIRSILGFFPRITFTLLTISDAIDRFQKPIPTRWGFILSGHRQMAEGNFEPIETEMVRNLAQNIDLFVNIGANVGYFCCHVLSLGKPVIAVEPNFCNLWYLMKNIKDNGWAKQAEIFPLAVGEGPDILKIYGWGTGASLIKGWQKMPESFAGLTPTISLDRLLCNKLKGKKALIMADIEGAEYIMLKGASATLSNNPPPLWIVEIHGEELQPKGVKFNPHFRKTFEIFFQHGYRCLTVERETKEVTIQTILAIERRDFKLNTHNFFFRKD
- a CDS encoding methyltransferase domain-containing protein, which translates into the protein MGMYLKNFKIRNFIYDWLSIGINEKNRKSWLEKTLIRLPPGSRILDAGAGEMANKVFCKHLEYISQDFCEYKGDGNGRGLQTGKWDTSRVDIVSDITTIPESDSSFDAILCSEVFEHIPEPEKALEEFSRLLKPGGILILTAPFSSLVHMAPYHFVTGFSRYWYEHHLPKRGFKILELMPNGDWYDYIRQEIIRLALIEYKKKSWTWPLAAIYSLLGILYFKIRSQKKAEDLACFGWHCLAIKTNEEKS
- a CDS encoding glycosyltransferase, translating into MSLYYKEPKPHSPRVSIGMPVYNGARYIRGAIDSIIDQTFTDFELIISDNSSTDETEQICRYYESIDPRITYIRQAENRGPIWNFNYVLNSARAEYFMWAAADDRRESRFLDLAVEILDRDCKTGIVFSEIMVLNLDTGIYKDWRSCGYSVAKNKFSRYVFRLINSCPSIIYGLCRKNILSRLELREFDYFDLYVTHWFELESSIKIIPLPLFIAGEKGDRVPYSLTKSKINYQEFIRAEYALLKRHFGFPTRIILISTVWFLVHKYTAQFNRTLVNNKET
- a CDS encoding oligosaccharide flippase family protein: MKTLKRNIIANFLGSAWIGLVNVIFFPLYIHFLGIEALGLIGIFTGMQGLLSMLDMGLSSTINREMARLQVRENSGQEMKDLLRTLEIPYWLVGILIALIVISTSPFIAFKWVHGRDLSEETVQTAIVIMGFCLAVQWPISLYAGGLMGLQRQVLVNTINILISTLRGIGSFLVLWLLSATVHAYFLWHIFTGALHVTLLFLSTWHTFPITSKKPRFRIDLLLKIWRFAAGITGITITATLLTQVDKIILSHMLPLENFGYYTLAGAVAISLYKLVTPVSSAIYPIFSSLFALNKEEEIKIMYHKATQLVTVSLIPISLVFIFFSKEILTLWTQNIVTAENAHLLVSLLVIGTVLNGIIHIPYILQLASGWTGLVFRVNTLSLIILIPLMIILTKYFGAPGAASVWIILNGGYVIFLVHIMHNKLLKTEKWHWYIKDIALPICSTLTTILLLRWLIPFSQNNLLIVGYLTVVLIFSYITCALSASVTRKWLIKNKITVKKLGRVTLL
- a CDS encoding cephalosporin hydroxylase family protein; the protein is MKSIDNEIKERITVYSKNKELNETAISFMTISAREKYSYNFSWLGRPIIQYPQDMIAMQEIIWKVKPDLIIETGIAHGGSLIFYASLLALLDLCETEQERETLAPPPLKRKVLGIDIEIRSHNRVAIESHPLYNRIQMIEGSSTDQEVIKEVYRIANGFGNVLVCLDSMHTHDHVLAELKAYAPLVSPGSYCVIFDTIIDDLPADMYPDRPWGPGNNPKSAVHEYLRTLNDSTCFGTDGTPLLFEIDHSITQKLLITVAPDGYLKRVHFHK